In Nocardioides cavernae, a single genomic region encodes these proteins:
- a CDS encoding FMN-binding glutamate synthase family protein: MKWRYAILGGTAAAAAATTVHDLVQTKHAIVRNFPVIGHARFFLERFGPELRQYIVTSNDEERPFSRDQRRWIYASSKLENNYFGFGTDNDVERVEGYPIIKHRTFTGPGAATMPHAQEEIVLPCAKVMGAARGRTHAFRPSSVVNISGMSFGALSGKAIESLNKGAAMAGCFQNTGEGALSPHHRNGGDIVFQIGTSYFGCRDEHGRFDMARLVDVVQSAPVRAIEVKLSQGAKPGLGGMLPGEKVSREIAEIRGIEEGKDCASPSRHTVFHDIDSMLDFVESVAQATGLPVGIKSAVGNLTMWDELVQEMGSGTRGVDFVNVDGGEGGTGAAPMIFADSVAYPFRIGFSEVWRRFAAAGLSDDVVFVGAGKLGVPENAVVAFALGADMVSVGREAMLSIGCIQAQKCHTDHCPVGIATQNPRYTRGLDVGLKSVRAANYVRSLRRDLLKVSEAIGVVHPGLIAPRDIDILDGTRSAMGLGEVYGYDPTWPRLGADLVSEIEAIMVAQDETAPARRTSA; this comes from the coding sequence ATGAAGTGGAGGTACGCCATCCTCGGCGGCACGGCAGCGGCGGCGGCCGCGACGACCGTGCACGACCTGGTCCAGACGAAGCACGCGATCGTCCGCAACTTCCCGGTGATCGGGCACGCCCGCTTCTTCCTGGAGAGGTTCGGGCCCGAGCTGCGGCAGTACATCGTCACCAGCAACGACGAGGAGCGCCCGTTCAGCCGTGACCAGCGTCGCTGGATCTACGCCAGCTCCAAGCTGGAGAACAACTACTTCGGCTTCGGCACCGACAACGACGTGGAGCGGGTCGAGGGCTACCCGATCATCAAGCACCGCACCTTCACCGGTCCGGGGGCGGCCACGATGCCGCACGCGCAGGAGGAGATCGTGCTGCCCTGTGCCAAGGTGATGGGCGCCGCGCGCGGTCGTACGCACGCCTTCCGGCCCTCCTCGGTCGTCAACATCTCCGGCATGAGCTTCGGCGCGCTGTCGGGCAAGGCCATCGAGTCGCTCAACAAGGGCGCGGCCATGGCCGGCTGCTTCCAGAACACCGGCGAGGGCGCCCTCTCGCCCCACCACCGCAACGGCGGCGACATCGTCTTCCAGATCGGCACCTCCTACTTCGGCTGCCGCGACGAGCACGGCCGCTTCGACATGGCGCGGCTCGTCGACGTGGTGCAGTCGGCACCGGTGCGCGCGATCGAGGTCAAGCTCAGCCAGGGCGCCAAGCCCGGGCTCGGCGGCATGCTCCCCGGCGAGAAGGTGAGCAGGGAGATCGCCGAGATCCGTGGCATCGAGGAGGGCAAGGACTGCGCGTCACCCAGCCGCCACACCGTCTTCCACGACATCGACTCCATGCTCGACTTCGTCGAGTCCGTGGCGCAGGCCACCGGCCTGCCGGTCGGGATCAAGTCGGCGGTCGGCAACCTCACGATGTGGGACGAGCTCGTCCAGGAGATGGGGTCCGGGACCCGCGGCGTCGACTTCGTCAACGTCGACGGGGGCGAGGGCGGCACGGGCGCCGCGCCGATGATCTTCGCCGACTCCGTGGCCTACCCGTTCCGCATCGGCTTCAGCGAGGTGTGGCGCCGGTTCGCGGCCGCCGGCCTCAGCGACGACGTCGTGTTCGTCGGCGCGGGCAAGCTCGGCGTGCCGGAGAACGCCGTCGTCGCGTTCGCGCTCGGCGCCGACATGGTCAGCGTGGGCCGCGAGGCGATGCTGTCGATCGGCTGCATCCAGGCCCAGAAGTGCCACACCGACCACTGCCCGGTCGGCATCGCGACGCAGAACCCCCGCTACACCCGCGGCCTCGACGTGGGCCTCAAGAGCGTGCGGGCGGCCAACTACGTCCGCTCGTTGCGCCGCGACCTGCTCAAGGTCTCCGAGGCGATCGGTGTCGTCCACCCCGGCCTGATCGCGCCGCGCGACATCGACATCCTCGACGGCACGCGGTCCGCGATGGGCCTCGGTGAGGTCTACGGCTACGACCCGACCTGGCCGCGCCTCGGCGCGGACCTGGTGAGCGAGATCGAGGCGATCATGGTCGCCCAGGACGAGACCGCGCCGGCACGACGCACCTCGGCCTGA
- a CDS encoding RNA polymerase sigma factor encodes MTIIPLPARAARRYGGPVVTEAMAFEDEQDAGVHALATRLVAGDETALEEVYDRWSALVHTYALRALRDSHDAEDVTQQVFVAAWRSRHTLTPSPSALPAWLVGIARHKVADVRAARARDAAKVAAVVSLPSTHDLHLSADQDVAEQLVVRQAVEDLPDPRRTIVFLAFWEERSHAEIAEKVGLPLGTVKSHVRRGLMKLHEQLEGVRHESR; translated from the coding sequence GTGACCATCATCCCGCTCCCCGCCCGCGCGGCACGCCGGTACGGTGGCCCGGTGGTGACCGAGGCGATGGCGTTCGAGGACGAGCAGGACGCCGGCGTCCACGCGCTCGCCACTCGTCTCGTCGCCGGCGACGAGACCGCCCTCGAGGAGGTCTACGACCGCTGGTCGGCGCTCGTGCACACCTACGCCCTCCGTGCCCTGCGCGACAGCCACGACGCGGAGGATGTCACCCAGCAGGTGTTCGTCGCTGCGTGGCGCAGCCGCCACACGCTGACCCCGAGCCCCTCCGCCCTCCCGGCCTGGCTGGTGGGGATCGCCCGCCACAAGGTCGCCGACGTACGAGCGGCCCGCGCCCGCGACGCAGCGAAGGTCGCTGCAGTGGTGTCGCTGCCGAGCACGCACGACCTGCACCTGTCCGCCGACCAGGACGTCGCCGAACAACTGGTCGTGAGGCAAGCAGTCGAGGACCTGCCCGACCCCCGCCGCACCATCGTGTTCCTCGCCTTCTGGGAGGAGCGCAGCCACGCCGAGATCGCCGAGAAGGTCGGCCTGCCGCTCGGCACCGTGAAGAGCCACGTCCGCCGTGGCCTGATGAAGCTCCACGAGCAGCTCGAGGGGGTGCGCCATGAGTCACGTTGA
- a CDS encoding DUF3263 domain-containing protein, with the protein MDAAEHITAQQEAAAGLSERDGDILEFERHWWKYAGAKEQAVREKFDMSSTRYYQVLNALIDRPEALEADPLLVRRLRRLRASRQRQRSARRLGFEI; encoded by the coding sequence ATGGACGCAGCCGAGCACATCACAGCCCAGCAGGAGGCTGCTGCCGGGCTGAGCGAGCGCGACGGCGACATCCTCGAGTTCGAGCGGCACTGGTGGAAGTACGCCGGTGCCAAGGAGCAGGCCGTCCGCGAGAAGTTCGACATGTCCTCCACCCGCTACTACCAGGTCCTCAACGCGCTGATCGACCGTCCCGAGGCGCTCGAGGCCGACCCGCTGCTCGTACGCCGCCTCCGTCGGCTGCGGGCCTCCCGCCAGCGGCAGCGCTCGGCGCGCCGCCTCGGGTTCGAGATCTGA
- a CDS encoding alpha,alpha-trehalose-phosphate synthase (UDP-forming), with protein sequence MSAAAQADLVIVANRLPVDRVRQPDGSVSWRPSPGGLVTALEPVLRANDGAWIGWPGSADDEFEPFEENGLSLIPVALSAREVEEFYEGFSNGTLWPLYHDVIAKPEFHREWWDSYVTVNQRFADRAAEVAAEGATVWVQDYQLQLVPQMLRASRPDLRIGFYLHIPFPPAELFSQLPWRRQILEGLLGADLIGFQLPGAAANFVRLVRSRVGHKTHRDTIYLPDGRPVRATAFPISIDTAGFEELARSEAVEERAAEIREALGNPRRIFLGVDRLDYTKGIYSRLRAFGELVRDGHLDVEDAVFVQVATPSRERVEQYRILRDDIEMLVGRINGDHGKIGNPAIHYLHNSYPREEMAAFYRAADIMVVTPFRDGMNLVAKEYVACRFEDDGALVLSEFAGAAQELRQAWLVNPYDIDGMKSALLDAFAADKKETSRRMRAMRRTVVHHDVAKWAADFLRELEDLPEHHDKTVRESRSR encoded by the coding sequence GTGAGTGCAGCGGCGCAGGCAGACCTCGTGATCGTGGCCAACCGGCTGCCCGTGGACCGGGTGCGCCAGCCGGACGGCTCGGTGTCGTGGCGGCCCTCCCCCGGCGGGCTCGTGACCGCCCTCGAGCCGGTGCTGCGGGCCAACGACGGCGCGTGGATCGGCTGGCCGGGCTCGGCCGACGACGAGTTCGAGCCGTTCGAGGAGAACGGGCTCTCCCTGATCCCGGTCGCGTTGAGCGCCCGGGAGGTCGAGGAGTTCTACGAGGGGTTCTCCAACGGCACGCTCTGGCCGCTCTACCACGACGTCATCGCCAAGCCGGAGTTCCACCGCGAGTGGTGGGACTCCTACGTCACGGTCAACCAGCGCTTCGCCGACCGGGCGGCCGAGGTGGCGGCGGAGGGGGCCACGGTCTGGGTGCAGGACTACCAGCTCCAGCTGGTGCCGCAGATGCTGCGTGCGTCGAGGCCTGACCTGCGGATCGGGTTCTACCTCCACATCCCCTTCCCGCCGGCCGAGCTCTTCTCGCAGCTGCCGTGGCGCCGCCAGATCCTCGAGGGGCTCCTGGGCGCGGACCTGATCGGCTTCCAGCTGCCGGGTGCGGCCGCGAACTTCGTACGCCTCGTACGCAGCCGGGTGGGCCACAAGACCCACCGCGACACCATCTACCTCCCGGACGGTCGGCCCGTGAGGGCGACCGCGTTCCCGATCTCGATCGACACGGCCGGGTTCGAGGAGCTGGCCCGCTCGGAGGCGGTGGAGGAGCGGGCCGCCGAGATCCGCGAGGCCCTCGGCAACCCGCGGCGGATCTTTCTCGGCGTCGACCGGCTCGACTACACCAAGGGCATCTACTCCCGGCTGCGGGCGTTCGGCGAGCTGGTGCGCGACGGGCACCTCGACGTGGAGGACGCCGTCTTCGTGCAGGTCGCGACGCCCTCCCGCGAGCGCGTGGAGCAGTACCGCATCCTTCGCGACGACATCGAGATGCTCGTCGGACGGATCAACGGCGACCACGGCAAGATCGGCAACCCCGCCATCCACTACCTGCACAACTCCTACCCCCGCGAGGAGATGGCCGCGTTCTACCGGGCGGCCGACATCATGGTGGTGACGCCGTTCCGCGACGGGATGAACCTCGTCGCCAAGGAGTACGTCGCCTGCCGCTTCGAGGACGACGGCGCCTTGGTGCTCTCGGAGTTCGCCGGCGCGGCACAGGAGCTGCGGCAGGCCTGGCTGGTCAACCCCTACGACATCGACGGCATGAAGTCCGCGCTGCTCGACGCCTTCGCCGCGGACAAGAAGGAGACCTCCCGGCGGATGCGGGCGATGCGCAGGACCGTCGTCCACCACGACGTGGCGAAGTGGGCCGCCGACTTCCTCCGCGAGCTCGAGGACCTGCCCGAGCACCACGACAAGACGGTGCGCGAGTCACGCTCGCGCTGA
- a CDS encoding anti-sigma factor has translation MSHVDPEQLAGLALDPTDGPVDVREHVETCPECAGLVAAFTGVRRRAGADALVPPPAELRAQVLAEVRSGDAPPAPLPVRAEPTSRRGVPLWLAGVAAALALLAGVGLGRLGTGTDEPPEAVDPPADTGTVVAATPLTALDSDAGRGEASAVKTDDTFTIRVSASELGDEPGVHEVWLINVDGERMISIGLLASGDEGEFAVPMDLIDEGYRIVDISVEPDDGDPTHSGVSIARGELA, from the coding sequence ATGAGTCACGTTGATCCCGAGCAGCTCGCCGGGCTCGCCCTCGACCCCACGGACGGCCCCGTCGACGTGCGTGAGCACGTCGAGACGTGCCCCGAGTGCGCAGGGCTGGTCGCCGCGTTCACCGGCGTACGCCGCCGCGCCGGCGCCGACGCCCTGGTCCCGCCCCCCGCTGAGCTGCGCGCGCAGGTGCTGGCGGAGGTCCGGTCGGGCGACGCCCCGCCGGCCCCGCTGCCCGTCCGCGCGGAGCCGACGTCCCGACGCGGCGTACCGCTGTGGCTGGCCGGCGTCGCCGCCGCGCTCGCCCTCCTGGCCGGAGTCGGTCTCGGGCGCCTCGGCACGGGGACGGACGAGCCGCCTGAGGCGGTCGACCCGCCGGCGGACACCGGGACCGTCGTGGCCGCGACCCCTCTCACCGCCCTCGACAGCGACGCCGGGCGCGGCGAGGCGAGCGCCGTGAAGACCGACGACACCTTCACCATCCGGGTCAGCGCGAGCGAGCTCGGCGACGAGCCCGGCGTGCACGAGGTGTGGCTGATCAACGTCGACGGCGAGCGGATGATCTCCATCGGCCTGCTCGCCTCGGGCGACGAGGGCGAGTTCGCCGTCCCCATGGACCTGATCGACGAGGGCTACCGCATCGTCGACATCTCGGTCGAGCCCGACGACGGCGACCCCACCCACTCAGGGGTGAGCATCGCGCGCGGGGAGCTCGCCTGA
- a CDS encoding LytR C-terminal domain-containing protein produces MAFPSPLVMLSVLAVAMASITFVATRDQAPTERRVDTATIASADQTPSAEPTPTEAETPSPEPKPKPQVKRGEVYVEVYNNSGIRGLAAETATKATGVGWAVVGEDNWQGLIPTSTVYFPPRLKAAGKQLALDLGIKRTAPAVGVMKRDRLTIILTADAPR; encoded by the coding sequence GTGGCCTTCCCGTCCCCGCTCGTGATGCTGTCGGTCCTCGCCGTCGCGATGGCCTCGATCACCTTCGTCGCGACCCGCGACCAGGCGCCGACCGAGCGCCGCGTCGACACGGCCACGATCGCCAGCGCCGACCAGACGCCCAGCGCCGAGCCGACCCCGACGGAGGCCGAGACGCCGTCGCCCGAGCCCAAGCCCAAGCCGCAGGTCAAGCGGGGCGAGGTCTACGTCGAGGTCTACAACAACTCCGGCATCCGGGGGCTCGCCGCCGAGACCGCCACGAAGGCCACCGGTGTCGGCTGGGCCGTGGTCGGCGAGGACAACTGGCAGGGCCTCATCCCCACCAGCACCGTCTACTTCCCGCCCCGGCTCAAGGCCGCCGGCAAGCAGCTCGCCCTCGACCTGGGGATCAAGCGCACGGCGCCGGCCGTCGGCGTGATGAAGCGCGACCGGCTCACCATCATCCTCACCGCCGACGCCCCGCGCTGA